In a genomic window of Porphyromonadaceae bacterium W3.11:
- a CDS encoding ATP-dependent Clp protease ATP-binding subunit — protein MKRGNMLEKKDKDILYNNRDQTNQSDIQFVTENPFKDDEDKGKDEYGELMNSSNSTSSDSSSAKRSAKKKSDTPTLDKFGTWLNEQAKEDKLDPIYGREDELQRIAQILSRKKKNNPLLLGEPGVGKTAIVEALAQRIVRNEVPIFLLNKRIVEVDLGSIVAGSMYRGQFEERMKGMIQELKSHPDIILYIDEIHTIIGSGNTQGGLDAANILKPALSRGEIRCIGATTLEEYRKTIEKDGAMDRRFQKIVVPAPDNKETLAILKKLRPRYEEHHHVKYSEEALEAAVKLSDQYVTDRFFPDKAIDALDEAGAYAFMKGQKPVDFSQFDAEIEEMRALKLKAVQEGDYEMASKYRDEEKASIQKLEEYKEALESGESMTEDVIVTVEDVERVVSLSSGVPIESFTKDDLETLSKLGDRLREKVIGQDHVVEAVASAIQRNKVGLRDPSKPIGTFLFLGSSGVGKTHLSKKLAKELFGSEDAMIRIDMSEFMEKHTVSRLVGAPPGYVGYDEGGELTKKVKRRPYSVILFDEIEKAHADVHNLLLQLLDDGVLTDSNGGKVNFKNTIIIMTSNVGTRQLNEFGTGIGFRDSKTEDVSKLSEEVIQKMLKKTFAPEFLNRIDKIVTFNALSIAAIRKIVAIELKELDIRLKELKLNVTYSDRAMEFLAKKGFDPKYGARPLKRAIATYVEELITQGLLDGDITEGHSYHIDIDNDDNSSKLVIKEPELIQAR, from the coding sequence ATGAAGCGAGGAAATATGTTAGAAAAGAAAGATAAAGATATTTTATATAATAATAGAGATCAGACAAATCAATCAGATATTCAATTTGTTACAGAGAATCCCTTTAAGGACGATGAAGATAAGGGGAAGGATGAGTATGGAGAATTAATGAATAGCTCTAACTCAACCAGTAGTGATAGTTCTTCTGCAAAGCGAAGTGCCAAGAAGAAAAGTGATACGCCTACGCTGGACAAGTTTGGCACATGGCTTAATGAACAAGCTAAGGAGGATAAGCTAGATCCTATCTATGGTCGCGAAGATGAACTTCAGCGAATAGCCCAGATATTATCTAGAAAAAAGAAAAATAATCCTCTCTTACTGGGTGAGCCGGGGGTAGGGAAAACTGCAATTGTAGAAGCCTTAGCCCAGCGAATAGTACGCAATGAGGTCCCCATCTTTTTGCTCAATAAGAGGATTGTGGAGGTGGATCTTGGGAGTATTGTGGCTGGTTCGATGTATCGTGGACAGTTTGAGGAAAGAATGAAGGGTATGATTCAGGAGCTGAAGAGTCATCCAGATATTATCCTTTATATTGATGAGATACACACTATCATAGGTAGTGGGAATACTCAGGGTGGGTTAGATGCTGCCAATATTCTCAAGCCTGCACTTTCTAGAGGTGAGATACGCTGCATTGGAGCTACCACACTAGAGGAGTATCGTAAAACTATTGAGAAAGATGGGGCGATGGATCGCCGTTTTCAGAAAATAGTGGTGCCAGCTCCGGATAATAAGGAGACGTTGGCTATCCTTAAGAAGCTCCGCCCTCGATATGAGGAGCATCATCATGTGAAGTACTCGGAGGAAGCTCTCGAGGCTGCAGTGAAGCTATCGGATCAATATGTTACAGACCGCTTTTTCCCTGACAAAGCGATTGATGCTCTTGATGAGGCTGGAGCATATGCTTTTATGAAAGGTCAGAAGCCTGTTGACTTCTCTCAGTTTGACGCAGAGATTGAAGAGATGCGAGCATTGAAACTTAAGGCTGTTCAGGAGGGGGATTATGAAATGGCCTCAAAGTATAGAGATGAAGAGAAAGCTAGCATCCAGAAGCTAGAAGAATACAAAGAGGCTCTGGAGAGTGGTGAATCTATGACTGAGGATGTCATTGTGACAGTTGAGGATGTAGAGAGAGTAGTCTCATTATCTAGCGGGGTTCCTATTGAGTCTTTTACCAAAGATGACCTAGAAACACTTTCGAAACTAGGGGATAGACTTAGAGAAAAAGTGATTGGACAGGATCATGTCGTAGAGGCGGTAGCAAGTGCGATTCAGAGGAATAAAGTGGGCTTAAGGGATCCATCTAAGCCTATCGGGACATTCCTATTCTTGGGTTCTTCTGGTGTAGGTAAGACACATTTGTCTAAGAAATTGGCCAAAGAACTATTTGGTAGCGAAGATGCTATGATCCGAATTGATATGAGTGAATTTATGGAGAAGCATACTGTCTCTCGATTGGTTGGAGCTCCTCCTGGATATGTTGGATATGATGAAGGTGGCGAGCTGACAAAGAAGGTAAAGAGAAGACCTTACTCTGTTATTCTATTTGACGAGATAGAGAAGGCTCATGCAGATGTTCATAACCTTCTTTTGCAGCTATTAGACGATGGTGTCCTTACGGATAGTAATGGTGGCAAGGTAAACTTTAAGAATACTATCATCATTATGACCTCTAATGTGGGGACTAGGCAGTTGAATGAGTTTGGAACGGGTATTGGGTTCCGGGATTCTAAGACTGAAGATGTCTCTAAGTTGTCAGAGGAGGTAATACAGAAGATGCTGAAGAAGACCTTTGCTCCTGAGTTCCTTAATCGTATTGATAAGATAGTCACATTTAATGCTCTCTCTATTGCAGCTATCCGAAAAATCGTAGCTATTGAGCTAAAGGAGCTTGATATAAGGTTGAAAGAGCTGAAGCTTAATGTGACATACTCCGATAGGGCTATGGAATTCTTGGCTAAGAAAGGCTTCGATCCTAAGTATGGTGCTCGTCCTCTAAAGCGTGCTATTGCTACTTACGTTGAGGAGCTAATAACCCAAGGGTTGTTAGATGGTGATATTACTGAAGGTCACTCATATCATATAGACATTGATAATGACGATAATTCATCCAAACTGGTTATCAAAGAGCCTGAGTTAATTCAAGCAAGATAA
- a CDS encoding metallophosphoesterase produces MKVKAVIASDLHLMSNELVIENGSSFQKVLDADRKLLVESEVILDHFLNEVRSIKPDLLLLPGDLSKDGERINHILLSKKLDQLREDVGTLSFVVPGNHDINNPHSRYYVGDHYTTAERTSPDEFKKIYAHHGYAGTNLIEQGPDLCYVSEPFNGIWILGIDSCIYDNNLEENYPHTGGAISEERLKWIEKIMKRAISEGKQVLTMMHHGILEHFPMQSYLAREYLVDNWPLTAHRLSNAGIKTIFTGHFHAQDIVSLRFSKGLLYDIETGSIVTYPCPYRVIEVYDDRLEIKSNMIQLQGPITNGMTLEEFSYNHIRDGIPGLANFLIGYIQKRYPGNLNDTQAMMIKELVPQFTPLIMDIYAGHLSGDETGLTYSEDNSENSESTPSSGDLMIQLKQLIDMTAPKYSPLLSTIEGALHSSSLPDNDLVIWLD; encoded by the coding sequence ATGAAAGTAAAGGCAGTCATAGCTAGTGATCTACACCTGATGTCAAATGAACTGGTAATAGAAAATGGATCATCTTTCCAAAAAGTTCTTGATGCAGATCGTAAGCTTTTGGTAGAAAGTGAAGTTATCCTTGACCATTTTCTTAACGAAGTAAGGTCAATCAAGCCTGACCTCCTCTTACTGCCAGGAGATCTATCCAAAGATGGTGAAAGAATCAATCATATCCTCTTAAGCAAAAAACTTGACCAACTAAGAGAAGATGTGGGAACCCTCTCATTTGTTGTACCTGGAAATCACGACATCAATAATCCCCACTCTAGGTATTATGTTGGAGATCATTATACCACTGCCGAACGAACATCTCCTGATGAATTCAAGAAGATCTATGCCCATCATGGCTACGCTGGCACTAACCTAATAGAACAAGGACCAGACCTATGCTATGTATCAGAACCATTCAATGGTATTTGGATACTGGGTATTGATTCGTGCATATATGACAATAACCTTGAAGAAAATTACCCTCACACGGGTGGTGCTATTAGTGAGGAGAGACTAAAGTGGATTGAAAAGATAATGAAGCGAGCGATATCTGAGGGAAAACAGGTATTGACTATGATGCACCACGGAATCCTAGAGCACTTTCCAATGCAGTCATACTTGGCTCGAGAGTATCTAGTAGATAACTGGCCACTTACTGCACATCGCCTCTCCAATGCTGGTATAAAAACAATTTTCACAGGTCACTTTCATGCTCAGGATATAGTATCGCTCAGATTTTCTAAAGGACTACTATATGATATTGAGACTGGATCTATCGTCACCTACCCATGTCCATATAGAGTCATAGAGGTCTATGACGATCGGTTAGAAATCAAAAGTAATATGATTCAGCTACAAGGCCCTATCACTAATGGCATGACCTTAGAGGAATTTTCCTACAATCATATTCGTGATGGAATACCTGGGTTGGCAAACTTTTTAATTGGCTACATTCAAAAACGCTATCCTGGAAATCTGAATGATACGCAAGCCATGATGATAAAAGAATTAGTACCTCAGTTTACTCCTCTTATAATGGATATTTACGCGGGACATCTCTCTGGTGACGAGACTGGACTTACTTATAGTGAAGATAACTCAGAAAATTCGGAGAGTACCCCATCTAGCGGAGATCTCATGATACAGCTAAAGCAATTAATTGATATGACAGCTCCCAAATACTCCCCATTACTATCTACTATTGAAGGAGCGTTGCATAGTAGCAGCTTACCTGACAATGATCTAGTAATATGGCTTGATTAA
- a CDS encoding alpha/beta hydrolase — protein sequence MKLYKRVLFVVLCLLPLLSYAGEQNKQTYVYATHGASDVMKMDIYSTSSAEKQPCIIFVFGGGFKDGRRDAEKYQDFFNYFVDKGFVVASIDYRLGMKGEKAPSIFNQKPMIKSIEWAVEDLYRATKYILENANEMNIDSDQIIISGSSAGAITVLQADYEMCNGFESAKILPSDFKYAGVISFSGSIYSTQGALKYEMAPAPTLMFHGDKDKLVPYNSIRFFRVGMFGSKSVAKQFKTSNYPYLFYSMVDNGHEVAEYPMVDNGHEVAEYPMVDFLPEIYQFIQDYIFGRKKLQIDINYRDMNRIPKMVDSPKDFYSK from the coding sequence ATGAAATTGTATAAGAGAGTATTGTTCGTAGTGCTATGCTTGCTCCCTTTGCTTAGCTATGCAGGGGAACAGAATAAGCAGACCTATGTGTATGCAACCCATGGTGCATCAGACGTTATGAAGATGGATATCTATTCAACTTCGTCAGCTGAAAAGCAGCCCTGTATAATATTCGTATTCGGTGGTGGGTTCAAAGATGGACGTAGGGACGCTGAAAAGTATCAGGATTTCTTTAATTATTTTGTAGATAAAGGTTTTGTGGTGGCCTCAATAGATTATCGCTTGGGTATGAAAGGAGAGAAAGCTCCTTCTATTTTCAATCAAAAGCCGATGATAAAATCCATTGAGTGGGCTGTAGAGGATCTATATAGAGCGACCAAGTACATTCTTGAAAATGCTAATGAAATGAATATTGATAGTGACCAAATCATTATTAGTGGTTCGAGTGCTGGTGCTATTACTGTCCTGCAAGCTGACTATGAGATGTGTAATGGATTTGAATCCGCTAAAATACTTCCTTCTGATTTTAAATACGCAGGAGTAATTTCCTTCTCTGGTAGTATATATAGTACTCAGGGGGCACTCAAGTATGAGATGGCTCCAGCTCCAACCCTTATGTTCCATGGTGATAAGGATAAGTTGGTCCCATATAATAGCATTAGATTTTTCAGAGTTGGGATGTTTGGCTCCAAATCTGTAGCAAAGCAATTCAAGACAAGTAACTATCCCTATCTATTTTATTCAATGGTGGACAATGGGCACGAGGTAGCAGAGTACCCAATGGTGGACAATGGGCACGAGGTAGCAGAGTACCCAATGGTGGACTTTTTGCCTGAGATATATCAGTTCATACAGGACTACATTTTTGGTAGGAAAAAGTTGCAGATAGATATAAACTACAGAGATATGAATCGGATTCCGAAAATGGTAGATAGTCCTAAAGATTTCTATAGCAAGTAA
- a CDS encoding cytidylate kinase-like family protein, whose translation MAENKHNHFALCIGRSFGSGGLKLAMSLQERLGIKVYEKNILDKAAEDANIRKALFEKADEENKFNMPIVYGAGLGIPNSFFIYTNNYLSNEHLFTMQAETIERLAEQESAIFVGRCADYVLRDHPQLLSIFVADTLESRVKNVMERLSLESEDEAISEIEKADKKRREYYTFYTSRNWGEACNYDLCLRLSDIGTDYAVNIIVELMKHKGFIKDK comes from the coding sequence ATGGCTGAGAATAAACACAATCATTTTGCACTTTGTATAGGTCGTTCTTTTGGTAGTGGTGGCTTGAAACTCGCGATGTCACTTCAAGAGAGATTGGGGATAAAAGTGTATGAGAAAAATATTTTGGACAAAGCTGCCGAAGACGCTAATATCAGAAAAGCACTCTTTGAGAAAGCTGATGAGGAAAATAAATTTAATATGCCTATAGTATATGGTGCGGGATTAGGCATCCCTAATTCATTCTTCATATATACTAATAATTACTTGTCCAACGAGCACCTTTTTACAATGCAGGCGGAGACTATAGAGCGTTTAGCTGAGCAAGAGTCTGCAATTTTCGTCGGTAGATGTGCAGATTATGTCTTACGAGATCATCCGCAACTATTGTCTATTTTCGTGGCTGATACGCTTGAAAGTAGGGTCAAAAACGTTATGGAAAGATTATCTCTAGAGTCAGAAGATGAGGCTATATCTGAGATTGAAAAAGCGGATAAGAAGAGAAGGGAATATTATACATTCTATACATCAAGAAATTGGGGAGAGGCTTGTAATTATGATCTTTGTTTGAGACTAAGTGACATTGGCACAGATTATGCTGTTAATATCATAGTGGAGCTAATGAAACATAAAGGCTTTATCAAAGATAAATAA
- a CDS encoding DUF5655 domain-containing protein, whose translation MALYKIDQSGNKLVSIKESPFKLEKEIQNLTELNLDLLFGLDFVKSEFSLNNFRLDTLAYDHNSKSFVIIEYKRDKNFSVIDQGYAYLSLMLNNKADFILEYNENSAEVLKRDDVDWSQSRVIFISPSFTTYQKEAINFKDLPIELFEVKRYSNDMIIYNRIKTSGASESIKTISRENKDIEKVNEEIRTYTEEDHLVRASEKTKELYETFRTQILTIGDLEVKPKKLYIAFVADKNVVDIHIQKNALKMWVNISHSKLDDPKGIARDVSSTGHWGNGDYEIKVDNDEDIDYILSLIKQSYKHNMR comes from the coding sequence ATGGCACTCTATAAAATTGATCAAAGTGGTAATAAACTAGTAAGCATTAAGGAATCTCCGTTTAAGCTTGAAAAGGAGATTCAAAACTTAACTGAATTAAATTTAGACTTGCTTTTTGGACTTGATTTTGTCAAGTCGGAGTTTAGCTTAAATAACTTTAGACTTGATACTTTGGCTTATGATCATAATAGTAAATCATTCGTTATTATTGAATACAAAAGGGATAAAAACTTTAGTGTTATAGATCAAGGATATGCTTATCTTTCATTAATGCTTAATAATAAAGCTGATTTTATTCTTGAATACAATGAGAACTCAGCTGAAGTACTTAAGCGTGATGATGTCGATTGGTCACAATCAAGAGTGATCTTTATTTCTCCATCCTTTACAACTTATCAAAAAGAAGCTATTAATTTTAAGGACCTTCCGATAGAGCTTTTTGAAGTGAAAAGATATTCAAATGATATGATTATATACAATCGCATCAAGACGTCGGGTGCTAGCGAAAGCATTAAAACCATAAGTAGAGAAAATAAAGATATAGAAAAAGTTAATGAAGAAATCAGAACTTATACTGAAGAAGACCATTTAGTAAGAGCTTCTGAAAAAACGAAGGAGTTATATGAGACTTTTAGGACCCAAATATTGACTATTGGGGATCTAGAAGTTAAGCCCAAAAAGTTATATATCGCTTTTGTAGCAGACAAAAATGTAGTAGATATTCATATTCAGAAAAATGCTCTGAAGATGTGGGTGAATATTTCTCATAGCAAGCTAGACGATCCTAAGGGTATTGCTCGAGATGTTTCTAGTACAGGACACTGGGGTAATGGTGATTATGAAATTAAAGTAGACAATGATGAGGATATTGATTATATATTAAGCTTAATCAAGCAGTCCTATAAACATAACATGAGATAG